From a region of the Candidatus Rokuibacteriota bacterium genome:
- a CDS encoding PAC2 family protein — protein sequence MASALTIHELPEGLRRPILIMAFAGWNDASEAATAAARYLAQAWSAERFATIDPEEFYHFGLSRPHVRFKAGSQTEREIIWPVTEFSVTRAAELSRDVIVGVAIEPHLRWKTYCGLVLELARRCRVSLVLTLGALLAEVAHTKPVRLVGGASDPELAAMLGIRPTRYEGPTGIVGVLNTTCREHGMQTASLWANVPHYISGTENPKAALALVQRVVEFLHARVDLSELEEATKQFEQNLAEIVAQNAKISAYVKKLEAASQEEEPPPAPREELPPASDVVAEIEQVLRQQQRPEE from the coding sequence ATGGCCAGCGCGCTGACGATCCACGAGCTGCCCGAGGGGCTGCGGCGGCCGATCCTCATCATGGCCTTCGCCGGCTGGAACGACGCCTCGGAGGCGGCCACGGCCGCGGCCCGCTACCTCGCCCAGGCCTGGTCGGCGGAGCGATTCGCCACGATCGACCCGGAGGAGTTCTACCACTTCGGCCTGTCGCGGCCCCACGTCCGCTTCAAGGCGGGGTCGCAGACCGAGCGCGAGATCATCTGGCCCGTCACGGAGTTCTCGGTGACGCGCGCGGCCGAGCTCAGCCGTGACGTGATCGTCGGCGTCGCGATCGAGCCGCACCTGAGGTGGAAGACGTACTGCGGGCTGGTCCTGGAGCTGGCCCGCCGCTGCCGGGTCTCCCTGGTGCTGACGCTCGGCGCCCTGCTCGCCGAGGTCGCCCACACCAAGCCGGTGAGGCTTGTGGGCGGCGCCTCGGATCCCGAGCTGGCGGCCATGCTCGGCATCCGCCCGACCCGCTACGAGGGGCCGACCGGCATCGTGGGCGTTCTCAACACCACCTGCCGCGAGCACGGGATGCAGACGGCCAGCCTCTGGGCCAACGTCCCCCACTACATCTCGGGTACCGAGAACCCCAAGGCGGCGCTCGCGCTGGTCCAGCGGGTGGTGGAGTTCCTCCACGCGCGCGTGGACCTCTCGGAGCTCGAGGAGGCCACGAAGCAGTTCGAGCAGAATCTGGCCGAGATCGTCGCGCAGAACGCGAAGATTTCGGCGTACGTCAAGAAGCTGGAGGCCGCGAGCCAGGAGGAGGAACCGCCGCCCGCTCCGAGGGAGGAGCTGCCCCCGGCCTCGGACGTGGTCGCCGAGATCGAGCAGGTCCTCCGCCAGCAGCAGCGCCCCGAGGAGTAG
- a CDS encoding sulfurtransferase, translating to MTRSRPRESLLVETDWLAARLGDPALRVVDIRGVIKPPNAPKPWYLAQLDAYRQSHIPGAVFVDWTGDIVEPTAPVHMTVAGLDRFKVLMERLGIGDGHTVVVYDDTGTIAPRLWWVLNYYGHPEARLLNGGWTKWVAEGRPVTADAPAHPAAVFTPRVCPEWRVGTAEVKAALNDPGVALVDCRSPKEFVGEIGRGERKGRIPGAVNVPVGRCLDPETKTWKAPGEIRKLFEAAGVTPDRRVITYCNAGVSASVGLFALKLLGYEDATNFAGSWYEWETDPTNPVQAGR from the coding sequence ATGACGCGATCCCGGCCGCGCGAATCGCTCCTCGTCGAGACCGACTGGCTCGCTGCGCGTCTGGGCGATCCCGCGCTCCGGGTCGTCGACATTCGCGGCGTCATCAAGCCCCCCAACGCGCCGAAGCCCTGGTACCTGGCCCAGCTCGACGCCTACCGCCAGAGCCACATCCCCGGCGCCGTCTTCGTGGACTGGACCGGGGACATCGTCGAGCCGACCGCTCCCGTCCACATGACCGTCGCGGGCCTCGACCGCTTCAAGGTCCTGATGGAGCGGCTCGGGATCGGGGACGGGCATACGGTCGTGGTGTACGATGATACCGGCACGATCGCCCCGCGCCTCTGGTGGGTGCTGAACTACTACGGCCATCCGGAGGCGCGCCTCCTGAACGGCGGCTGGACGAAGTGGGTGGCCGAGGGCCGGCCGGTCACGGCCGACGCGCCGGCGCATCCGGCGGCGGTTTTCACGCCGCGCGTCTGCCCCGAGTGGCGTGTCGGCACCGCGGAGGTCAAGGCAGCCCTGAACGATCCCGGAGTCGCGCTGGTGGACTGCCGGAGCCCCAAGGAGTTCGTCGGGGAGATCGGCCGCGGGGAACGCAAGGGGCGGATCCCGGGTGCGGTGAACGTGCCCGTCGGCCGCTGCCTCGATCCCGAGACCAAGACGTGGAAAGCCCCCGGGGAGATCCGCAAGCTCTTCGAGGCCGCCGGCGTCACGCCCGACCGTCGGGTCATTACCTACTGCAACGCGGGCGTATCGGCCTCCGTCGGGCTCTTCGCCCTCAAGCTCCTCGGATACGAGGACGCGACGAACTTCGCGGGCTCCTGGTACGAGTGGGAAACGGACCCAACCAACCCGGTTCAGGCCGGGCGGTGA
- a CDS encoding serine acetyltransferase codes for MLQTLVEDIRAVRRNDPAAHAWVEILLCHTPLHAILLHRVAHWLHARLHVRLLARLVSVANRFWTGVEIHPGARIGKGFFLDHGAGVVIGETAVVGDFCVMFHNVTLGGTGKYHGQRHPIVGHHVFIGTNTVLLGPIRVGDRARIGANAFVINHDIPPDSTVVGTPARIVKLNGRRVDGELPRTVPPPEAVPVELEV; via the coding sequence ATGCTCCAGACGCTCGTCGAAGACATCCGAGCCGTGAGACGGAACGATCCGGCGGCGCACGCCTGGGTCGAGATCCTGCTCTGCCACACGCCCCTCCACGCGATCCTCCTGCACCGCGTGGCCCACTGGCTCCACGCTCGGCTCCACGTCCGGCTCCTCGCGCGGCTCGTCTCGGTCGCCAACCGGTTCTGGACCGGCGTCGAGATCCACCCGGGCGCGCGGATCGGCAAGGGATTCTTCCTCGACCACGGCGCGGGTGTCGTGATCGGTGAGACGGCGGTGGTCGGAGACTTCTGCGTCATGTTCCACAACGTGACCCTCGGCGGCACGGGGAAGTATCACGGCCAGCGCCACCCGATCGTCGGGCACCACGTGTTCATCGGGACCAACACGGTCCTCCTCGGCCCAATTCGGGTCGGCGACCGCGCCCGCATCGGTGCCAACGCCTTCGTCATCAACCACGACATTCCTCCCGACTCGACGGTCGTGGGAACGCCGGCGCGGATCGTCAAGCTCAACGGGAGGCGGGTGGATGGGGAGTTGCCCCGGACGGTCCCGCCACCCGAGGCGGTACCCGTCGAGCTCGAGGTGTGA
- a CDS encoding NUDIX hydrolase: MPPLARFCMACGTRLRVIRDEGKRRRRCPRCGWTFYGNPVPAAVAVVVRGRKILLGRRAAPPYAGTWDLPGGFLEGDEIPEVALRRELREELGVRVRSARFLGFFHETYGPRGFPILVALYRVRLAAGRLVTASDVSELRWFERERLPYRQIRFPSARKALRQFV; encoded by the coding sequence ATGCCGCCTCTCGCGCGCTTCTGCATGGCCTGCGGGACGCGCCTCCGCGTGATCCGGGACGAGGGGAAGCGTCGGCGCCGATGCCCTCGCTGCGGCTGGACGTTCTACGGCAATCCGGTGCCCGCGGCGGTGGCCGTGGTGGTGAGGGGCAGGAAGATCCTCCTCGGGCGGCGCGCGGCGCCGCCGTACGCGGGGACGTGGGACCTCCCCGGCGGCTTCCTCGAAGGCGATGAGATCCCGGAGGTGGCGCTCAGGCGCGAGCTCAGGGAAGAGCTGGGGGTCAGGGTGCGCTCGGCGCGCTTCCTCGGCTTCTTCCACGAGACCTACGGCCCGCGGGGTTTCCCCATCCTGGTCGCGCTCTACCGGGTGAGGCTCGCGGCCGGGCGCCTCGTCACGGCGAGCGACGTCTCGGAGCTCCGGTGGTTCGAGCGGGAGCGGCTGCCGTACCGGCAGATCCGCTTCCCTTCGGCCCGCAAGGCCCTCAGGCAGTTCGTCTGA
- a CDS encoding PAS domain S-box protein, with protein MSQAPAPGATTIARQRAAARIWIVCTAVVLVLVIAALVFANSSAQRKLVNQIERDARTLASHDRLAGWTLEVHQAGLEQELLRLARSADLKEAIATGSREAVLDQLEPPLNRLRKGPLHVTRITLYTPTGIAHVRAHAPASYGDDVLSHRRLIAETVRDRRIVKGLEVESELLCLWAAMPIYQRGRVIGILEVGSSMAPIVRAIRLVAGGDVAVLPAGETRRTVESSNPQLFTEAAAFLGPQEGQARQVFVLQSKTYAATLIPLKDFSGREAGRLAILSDASAVTEILAQSNALTFGISFLGLALAAALLILLTVRLDKFYRDLAALYDEACQTRDFLQSISENSPDITVMTDVDGRVTYVSPRVREVFGYRPEEVLGTPAATYYQLGMEEARAVMQRLRVGERITNYETTLRAGDGRWVEVNVSMALLRNAGGEVTGTLGIIKDLSEATRPARDVGRSQPG; from the coding sequence ATGAGCCAGGCCCCGGCGCCGGGAGCCACCACCATCGCACGCCAGCGGGCTGCGGCCCGGATCTGGATCGTCTGCACGGCCGTGGTGCTGGTGTTGGTTATTGCCGCGCTAGTCTTCGCCAACTCATCTGCCCAGCGAAAGCTTGTCAACCAGATCGAGCGGGACGCGCGGACCCTGGCGAGTCATGACCGGCTCGCCGGGTGGACCCTGGAGGTCCATCAGGCGGGCCTCGAGCAGGAGCTTCTGCGGCTGGCGAGGTCGGCCGACCTCAAAGAGGCCATCGCCACGGGGAGCCGCGAGGCGGTCCTGGACCAGCTCGAGCCCCCGCTGAACCGGCTTCGCAAGGGCCCGCTGCACGTCACCCGCATCACGCTCTACACCCCGACGGGGATCGCGCACGTCCGTGCTCACGCCCCGGCGTCGTACGGCGATGACGTCCTGAGCCACCGGCGGCTGATCGCCGAGACGGTGAGGGACCGGCGAATCGTCAAGGGACTCGAGGTGGAGAGCGAACTCCTGTGCCTGTGGGCGGCGATGCCGATCTACCAGCGGGGACGGGTCATCGGGATCCTCGAGGTGGGAAGCTCCATGGCCCCGATCGTCAGGGCGATCCGGCTGGTGGCGGGAGGCGATGTCGCCGTGCTACCGGCAGGCGAGACCCGTCGGACGGTCGAGTCGTCCAACCCCCAGCTCTTCACGGAAGCCGCGGCGTTCCTGGGCCCGCAGGAGGGTCAGGCGCGCCAGGTCTTCGTCCTCCAGTCGAAGACTTACGCGGCCACGCTGATCCCGTTGAAGGATTTCTCCGGGCGCGAGGCCGGCCGTCTCGCGATTCTGTCCGACGCATCGGCGGTCACCGAGATCCTGGCCCAGAGCAACGCCCTGACCTTCGGGATCAGCTTTCTCGGCCTTGCCCTGGCGGCCGCGCTTCTCATCCTCTTGACCGTGCGGCTCGACAAGTTCTACCGCGACCTGGCGGCGCTCTACGACGAAGCCTGCCAGACCCGGGATTTCCTGCAGTCGATTTCGGAGAACTCGCCGGACATCACGGTCATGACGGACGTCGACGGCCGGGTGACCTACGTCAGCCCGCGGGTACGGGAAGTGTTCGGGTACCGGCCCGAGGAGGTGCTCGGTACGCCAGCCGCGACCTACTACCAGCTCGGGATGGAGGAGGCGCGGGCGGTCATGCAGCGGCTTCGAGTCGGGGAGCGGATCACGAACTACGAGACGACGCTCCGCGCCGGTGACGGCCGCTGGGTCGAGGTGAACGTCTCCATGGCGCTCCTCCGCAACGCGGGCGGCGAAGTCACCGGCACGCTGGGAATCATCAAGGACCTGAGCGAGGCCACCCGCCCGGCGCGCGACGTCGGTCGCTCGCAGCCGGGCTAG
- a CDS encoding rhodanese-like domain-containing protein — translation MNAITKLGIAVLALVGVLAGIPPAGADHLSSVKVINADQLKAWVDQGKTMVLIDSRIAAEYNAGHIPTAINIPTAVMDRYREKLPRDRNSLLVFYCNGHPECKKSHDASGKAVQWGYTNVQWFRDGIPAWQAKGYPVE, via the coding sequence ATGAACGCAATCACGAAGCTCGGCATCGCCGTCCTGGCCCTGGTCGGCGTCCTGGCGGGCATCCCCCCAGCCGGCGCCGACCACCTCTCCAGCGTCAAGGTCATCAACGCCGACCAGCTCAAAGCCTGGGTCGACCAGGGCAAGACGATGGTCCTGATCGATTCGCGGATCGCGGCCGAGTACAACGCCGGACACATCCCGACGGCGATCAACATCCCGACCGCCGTCATGGATCGCTACCGCGAGAAGCTCCCGCGCGACCGCAACTCTCTCCTGGTCTTCTACTGCAACGGCCACCCGGAGTGCAAGAAGAGCCACGACGCCTCCGGCAAAGCGGTCCAGTGGGGATACACGAACGTCCAGTGGTTTCGGGACGGCATTCCGGCGTGGCAGGCGAAGGGGTACCCGGTCGAATGA
- a CDS encoding P-loop NTPase encodes MKRYGDIVGDGGSGIVGQVEEQLRRLNERLARVRRVLAVISGKGGVGKSSVTANLAAAFAREGLAVGVLDADLNGPSIAKMLGVRGRSLPVVADGVLPPETTQGIRVMSMDLLLPSDETPLTWEAPTQAESHVWRGNMEANALREFLADTAWGSLDLLLVDLPPGADRLTTVAGLVPSLSGAIVVTIPSEVSHLVVKKSVSVARAMNVPVLGLLDNMAGYVCGACGALGPLFQGPGGERMAAELGIPFLGAIAFDPRVAVAGDRGVPLVAEFPESPATRAFVAIANRIKAALALGVPA; translated from the coding sequence GTGAAGCGATACGGGGACATCGTCGGCGACGGCGGGTCGGGCATCGTCGGCCAGGTCGAGGAGCAGCTCCGGCGGCTCAACGAACGGCTGGCGCGCGTCCGCCGCGTGCTCGCTGTGATCTCGGGCAAGGGTGGCGTGGGCAAGTCCTCGGTGACTGCCAACCTGGCTGCCGCCTTCGCCCGGGAGGGGTTGGCCGTCGGCGTCCTCGACGCTGACCTCAACGGCCCCTCGATCGCCAAGATGCTCGGGGTCCGCGGCCGCTCGCTCCCGGTCGTGGCCGACGGCGTGCTGCCGCCGGAGACGACCCAGGGGATCCGCGTGATGTCGATGGACCTCCTCCTGCCGTCGGACGAGACGCCGCTCACCTGGGAGGCCCCGACGCAGGCGGAGTCCCACGTCTGGCGGGGGAACATGGAGGCCAACGCCCTCCGCGAGTTCCTCGCCGACACGGCGTGGGGTTCACTCGACCTCCTCCTCGTGGACCTCCCGCCGGGCGCCGACCGTCTCACGACCGTCGCAGGGCTCGTTCCGTCGCTCTCCGGAGCCATCGTCGTCACGATTCCCTCCGAGGTCTCCCACCTCGTGGTCAAGAAGTCCGTTTCGGTGGCCCGGGCCATGAACGTGCCGGTGCTCGGGCTTCTGGACAACATGGCGGGCTATGTCTGTGGGGCGTGCGGCGCGCTGGGCCCGCTCTTTCAGGGTCCGGGAGGGGAGCGAATGGCGGCCGAGCTGGGCATCCCCTTCCTCGGCGCGATTGCCTTCGACCCTCGCGTGGCGGTCGCCGGGGACCGGGGCGTTCCCCTCGTCGCCGAGTTCCCCGAGAGTCCGGCCACCCGGGCCTTCGTGGCGATCGCGAACCGGATCAAGGCAGCCCTGGCGCTGGGCGTCCCGGCGTAA
- a CDS encoding cation transporter — protein sequence MSCACDAPTHTPGAPRAELLRTGVRLEWFTAGWNSVEALVAIGAGLLAGSIALVGFGLDSVIETTAAVMVLWRVIREVDGAEAGRVASAERRALRFVGVTFLALAAYVCYESGGKLWRGDAPAESWVGIGLAIASLIAMPLLAARKRAVARALGSRALEADAVETAVCAYLSFTLLLGLGANALLGWWWADPLAALAMVPLILREGLEALRDEACCGDPRRCGCACCIPACRSTACVCQVCVCC from the coding sequence ATGAGCTGCGCCTGCGACGCGCCCACGCATACGCCTGGAGCTCCCCGTGCCGAGCTCCTCCGCACCGGCGTGAGGCTGGAGTGGTTCACCGCTGGCTGGAACAGCGTCGAGGCGCTCGTGGCCATCGGGGCGGGACTGCTGGCCGGCTCGATCGCGCTGGTCGGCTTCGGCCTCGATTCGGTCATCGAGACGACCGCGGCCGTCATGGTGCTCTGGCGGGTGATACGGGAGGTGGACGGTGCCGAGGCGGGACGCGTGGCGAGTGCCGAGCGCCGCGCGCTCAGGTTCGTGGGCGTGACGTTCCTCGCCCTGGCCGCCTACGTCTGCTACGAATCGGGTGGCAAGCTCTGGCGTGGCGACGCGCCGGCGGAGAGCTGGGTCGGGATCGGCCTGGCCATCGCCTCCCTGATCGCGATGCCGCTCCTGGCTGCGCGGAAGCGGGCCGTCGCCCGCGCGCTCGGGAGCCGGGCGCTCGAGGCCGACGCGGTCGAGACCGCGGTGTGCGCCTATCTCTCCTTCACGCTCCTCCTCGGCCTGGGCGCCAACGCGCTGCTCGGCTGGTGGTGGGCCGACCCGCTGGCGGCGCTGGCCATGGTCCCGCTCATCCTCAGGGAAGGGCTCGAGGCGCTCAGGGATGAGGCGTGTTGCGGCGATCCCCGGCGCTGCGGCTGCGCCTGCTGCATCCCGGCCTGCCGGTCGACCGCCTGCGTGTGCCAGGTGTGCGTCTGCTGCTAA